A genomic window from Bradyrhizobium lupini includes:
- a CDS encoding nuclear transport factor 2 family protein → MLAALAPDAAWTEAEGFPYAGTYVGAHAIISGVFRRLATEWTGYRADVHTYLEDGDRVAAFGVYSGTYKATGKSMRANFAHLYLVKDGKIASMTQYVDTAMVQKALEPAGR, encoded by the coding sequence TTGCTGGCCGCTCTCGCTCCCGATGCCGCATGGACCGAAGCGGAAGGGTTTCCATACGCGGGCACCTATGTCGGGGCGCACGCGATCATATCAGGCGTGTTCCGGCGTCTCGCCACCGAATGGACCGGCTACCGCGCCGACGTTCACACCTATCTCGAAGACGGCGACCGCGTCGCCGCCTTCGGCGTCTACTCCGGGACCTACAAGGCGACGGGCAAGTCCATGCGCGCCAATTTCGCGCATCTCTATCTGGTGAAGGACGGCAAGATCGCCAGCATGACCCAATATGTCGACACCGCGATGGTGCAAAAGGCATTGGAGCCTGCCGGCCGGTAA
- a CDS encoding suppressor of fused domain protein, protein MIIKDVPAGGVSTYASLALSDAKTGLTSGGKALGVEILLALATECAEGANMIATCAFSIKKGEITPLPGVVIPRALELYGEGREMKHAMLISPFLWDLKTQSFSAKSVAWLQVLPISDAERDYALANGPEALEDLFQDRQIDVFDIDRPSAL, encoded by the coding sequence ATGATCATCAAGGACGTGCCGGCAGGAGGCGTTTCCACTTATGCCAGCCTCGCGCTCTCTGATGCGAAGACAGGCCTGACATCAGGCGGCAAGGCCCTGGGCGTCGAGATTCTGCTGGCTCTGGCGACGGAATGCGCCGAGGGCGCCAACATGATCGCGACTTGCGCTTTCAGCATCAAGAAGGGCGAGATCACACCCTTGCCCGGCGTCGTCATTCCGCGAGCCCTGGAACTGTATGGCGAAGGGCGCGAGATGAAGCACGCCATGCTCATCTCTCCGTTCTTGTGGGACCTGAAAACACAGTCCTTCTCGGCCAAGTCCGTCGCCTGGCTGCAGGTACTGCCTATTTCCGACGCCGAGCGGGACTACGCGCTGGCGAACGGGCCCGAAGCGCTGGAGGATCTGTTCCAGGACCGACAGATCGACGTGTTCGACATCGATCGTCCCAGCGCTCTTTGA
- a CDS encoding SDR family NAD(P)-dependent oxidoreductase: MKKLEGKIAVITGGSSGIGLATAKRFVDEGAHVVITGRREKELKEAAAFIERNVTTVVSDVSRLEDLDRLYAVVKEKHGHIDILFANAGAGTIAPLALATKAHFDQTFDVNVKGLFFTVQKALPLFKDGGSIILNSSVSNVKGLPGFSVYAASKAAVRSFSRAWTLELKDRKIRVNTMSPGPTETPALETTTGLTREQAEQAASQFASQVPMGRRGKPEEIAAAVTFLASDESSYITGVDLAVDGGMAQV; the protein is encoded by the coding sequence ATGAAAAAACTAGAAGGCAAGATCGCCGTCATCACCGGCGGCAGCAGCGGCATTGGATTGGCCACGGCCAAGCGCTTCGTGGACGAAGGTGCGCACGTGGTGATCACCGGGCGACGCGAGAAAGAGCTGAAGGAGGCCGCAGCCTTCATCGAGAGAAACGTGACGACGGTCGTGAGCGACGTGTCGCGCCTGGAAGATCTGGACCGGCTCTATGCCGTCGTGAAGGAGAAACATGGTCACATCGACATTCTCTTCGCGAACGCAGGCGCGGGGACAATCGCGCCGCTCGCGCTAGCGACCAAGGCCCATTTCGACCAGACCTTCGATGTGAACGTGAAAGGCCTGTTCTTTACGGTGCAGAAAGCCCTCCCCCTCTTTAAGGACGGCGGTTCGATCATCCTGAACTCTTCGGTGTCGAACGTGAAGGGGTTGCCGGGGTTCAGCGTCTACGCCGCGAGCAAGGCGGCGGTGCGCAGCTTCTCGCGCGCTTGGACGCTGGAGCTGAAGGACCGCAAAATCCGCGTCAATACGATGAGCCCCGGGCCAACGGAGACTCCCGCCCTGGAGACGACGACGGGCTTGACCCGCGAGCAAGCCGAGCAAGCGGCCAGCCAATTTGCTTCACAGGTCCCGATGGGTCGCAGGGGCAAGCCGGAGGAAATCGCGGCTGCCGTCACGTTCCTCGCCTCCGATGAAAGTTCTTACATCACCGGCGTGGATCTCGCCGTCGATGGCGGCATGGCCCAGGTCTGA
- a CDS encoding LysR family transcriptional regulator, whose product MIDWDDVRYFLAVARGGSVRAAAEHLGVNHATVLRRIAQLEERLGVQMFEKLPSGYRLTAAGEEVLEFADQMEASSHQLETRVFGRDQSVRGRLRVTLAPPMATHLLMPDFADFARLHPDIEMDVLSFGELANLTNREADVAIRVVYERKTLPQNLHGMKGPELFGAVYMSRDRLAAWRAGAPDPFRWIVISMHGIPDWASAGEVRTTDVPFRTSDAGAQIAAVRQGLGITTLPCFVGDADPLLVRVPGTDLHMYGTVWLLTQGETRKTKRVRLFTEFVSRRLAAYAPLLAGLSVARE is encoded by the coding sequence ATGATCGACTGGGACGATGTTCGCTATTTTCTAGCCGTCGCGCGGGGAGGCTCGGTGCGGGCGGCCGCCGAGCACCTCGGCGTGAACCACGCGACCGTGCTGCGACGCATCGCCCAGCTCGAGGAACGCCTTGGGGTCCAGATGTTCGAAAAGCTGCCTTCGGGCTACCGGCTGACGGCTGCGGGCGAGGAGGTCCTCGAATTCGCCGACCAGATGGAAGCCTCGTCACACCAGCTGGAGACGCGCGTGTTCGGGCGCGATCAGAGCGTGCGCGGGCGTCTGCGGGTGACGCTGGCGCCGCCGATGGCGACACATTTGCTGATGCCTGATTTCGCCGATTTCGCGCGTCTGCATCCCGATATCGAGATGGATGTCCTGTCGTTCGGCGAACTGGCAAATCTGACCAACCGTGAGGCCGACGTCGCGATCCGCGTCGTCTACGAGCGCAAAACCCTGCCGCAAAATCTTCATGGCATGAAGGGACCGGAGCTGTTCGGCGCCGTCTACATGTCCAGGGATCGACTGGCCGCGTGGCGTGCGGGCGCGCCGGATCCCTTCCGCTGGATCGTCATCAGCATGCACGGCATCCCGGATTGGGCCAGCGCGGGCGAGGTTCGCACCACGGACGTTCCATTCAGGACCAGTGACGCCGGAGCGCAGATCGCTGCTGTCCGGCAAGGGCTGGGGATCACGACACTGCCGTGCTTCGTCGGCGATGCCGACCCGCTGCTGGTGCGGGTGCCGGGGACCGACCTGCACATGTACGGAACGGTCTGGCTCCTCACGCAGGGAGAGACGCGCAAGACCAAGCGCGTGCGGCTGTTCACGGAGTTCGTATCACGCAGGCTCGCCGCGTACGCGCCGCTGCTGGCGGGGCTGTCGGTGGCGCGCGAGTGA
- a CDS encoding DUF262 domain-containing protein, whose amino-acid sequence MADLASQPTSVQTIYSWYREGKLLVNRRYQRKLVWTLEEKQKLIESFLKKYPVPAILLAERDGGPATYEIIDGLQRLHSIVSFIENAFPLMDGRYFHVDLFPTAKAAADEGRFSKAKDVALVGAKEVSTLLDYSLAMSVMRNASDGEINDVFDRINTYGHRLSDQERRQAGVQNEFSSTVRNLASLLRGDVSLDILPLESMPSISIDLPMSNHGYEVKADEVFWVNQGVLRSTDLRDSLDEQYIADIVACIVGGEPIERSKDALDEIYVKGASESDRILSALEVYGANKVTDEIKFCIGEVLKVCNAGQPVKLRSLIFPKTNTNAFPSIFAVLLIAFHELIVGEGKKVADYEGLQKALENISSRIEAGRKATAPEERRKNVNAVKGIIGSNFVKGTKLAEEIYSNHTAVDIESVIRRSEIELANYELKQGLLVLEPNGAEDPKMIAKVVKTICAVANIGPKSTGKISIGVTDKKADADRIKKIDGIDAKKIGKRFVVGVNREADRLGISVEKYFAKWKDGIKKSGLSPVLRDDVLSNMDFNSFYGLGLIAISVPPQKELSYVDDEVYWRNGDSTERATTSKQVAGIALRFGSSAG is encoded by the coding sequence ATGGCCGACTTGGCGTCTCAGCCTACATCTGTCCAGACCATCTATAGCTGGTACCGTGAGGGCAAGCTTTTAGTAAACCGGCGCTACCAGCGAAAACTCGTGTGGACGCTGGAGGAAAAGCAAAAGCTAATCGAGTCATTCTTGAAAAAATATCCGGTGCCAGCGATCTTGCTCGCTGAGCGTGATGGCGGGCCGGCGACGTACGAAATTATCGATGGGCTGCAAAGGCTCCACTCGATCGTATCGTTCATTGAGAACGCCTTTCCTCTCATGGACGGGAGATATTTCCACGTTGATCTTTTTCCGACAGCAAAAGCTGCTGCGGACGAGGGGCGTTTTTCTAAGGCTAAGGACGTAGCGCTGGTCGGGGCTAAGGAAGTTTCTACTCTGCTCGATTATTCTCTGGCTATGTCTGTGATGAGGAATGCGTCTGACGGCGAGATCAACGACGTTTTCGATCGAATTAACACATATGGGCATCGCCTGAGCGATCAAGAGCGAAGGCAGGCAGGAGTCCAGAACGAGTTTTCTTCGACCGTTCGGAACCTCGCAAGCCTTCTTCGGGGGGATGTTTCTCTCGATATCCTGCCCCTTGAATCGATGCCATCCATCAGCATCGATCTACCGATGTCCAATCACGGCTATGAAGTTAAGGCAGACGAAGTCTTTTGGGTTAACCAGGGAGTTCTCAGATCCACCGACCTGAGAGACAGTCTCGACGAACAGTATATTGCTGATATCGTTGCATGCATTGTTGGCGGTGAGCCCATCGAAAGATCGAAGGATGCACTCGATGAGATCTACGTCAAGGGAGCGAGTGAGTCCGATAGGATCCTAAGCGCCTTGGAGGTCTACGGGGCCAACAAAGTCACTGATGAGATCAAATTTTGCATTGGTGAGGTGTTGAAGGTCTGCAACGCCGGTCAACCTGTTAAGCTCCGTAGTCTAATCTTTCCGAAGACAAACACCAATGCGTTTCCTTCGATCTTTGCGGTTCTCCTGATTGCATTTCATGAGCTGATTGTTGGAGAAGGTAAAAAAGTCGCGGACTACGAAGGGCTCCAAAAAGCACTAGAGAATATCTCAAGTCGAATAGAGGCGGGTCGGAAGGCTACTGCTCCAGAAGAACGGCGCAAGAACGTCAATGCCGTCAAGGGGATCATTGGCTCCAACTTTGTGAAGGGGACAAAGTTGGCGGAAGAAATCTATTCCAATCATACGGCAGTCGACATCGAGAGTGTCATTCGTCGTTCCGAAATCGAACTGGCAAATTATGAGTTGAAGCAGGGGCTGTTGGTTTTGGAGCCCAATGGCGCGGAAGATCCTAAGATGATCGCCAAAGTCGTCAAGACCATTTGTGCGGTCGCAAACATTGGCCCGAAGAGCACAGGAAAAATATCAATCGGCGTTACAGACAAGAAAGCCGATGCAGATCGCATTAAGAAAATTGATGGTATCGATGCCAAGAAGATCGGCAAGAGGTTCGTTGTCGGTGTGAATAGAGAGGCCGATCGCCTTGGTATTTCCGTCGAAAAATACTTCGCGAAATGGAAGGATGGAATCAAGAAATCTGGTCTATCGCCTGTGCTTCGTGATGACGTGCTCTCGAATATGGATTTCAATTCCTTTTACGGCTTGGGTTTAATTGCGATTTCTGTACCGCCGCAAAAGGAGCTGTCGTACGTCGACGATGAAGTTTATTGGCGCAATGGGGATTCGACAGAGCGCGCCACGACATCCAAGCAAGTTGCGGGCATCGCTCTGCGATTTGGATCGAGCGCAGGATGA
- a CDS encoding NADPH-dependent F420 reductase: MSYAIIGFGPIGQALASAFARNGIEVSVATTRDPESFTSAAAVIGPSIIPKKLADAVKADIVFLAVRFESHQDVAKALPTWQGKTIVDVTNAYGVPPERLGGQPSSKALAQAFTGGRLVKGFNHLGAAVLAQDPALHGGRRVVFLASDDHDATVEIGTLAETLGFAPIKLGGLSEGGLLLQARGNSWGQLIFKDLVKFD, encoded by the coding sequence ATGAGCTACGCAATCATCGGCTTCGGCCCTATCGGCCAAGCCCTGGCCAGCGCGTTTGCCCGCAACGGCATCGAAGTCTCCGTTGCAACCACGCGCGACCCGGAAAGCTTTACATCCGCCGCGGCCGTGATCGGACCCTCGATCATTCCCAAAAAGCTGGCGGACGCCGTCAAGGCGGACATCGTCTTTTTGGCGGTCCGTTTCGAGTCGCACCAGGATGTCGCGAAAGCGCTGCCCACCTGGCAGGGCAAGACGATCGTCGATGTGACCAACGCCTACGGCGTGCCGCCTGAGAGACTGGGGGGACAACCTTCGTCCAAGGCCCTCGCGCAAGCCTTCACCGGCGGTCGACTGGTCAAGGGCTTCAACCATTTGGGTGCTGCCGTCCTTGCCCAGGATCCGGCCCTCCATGGTGGCAGGAGAGTCGTGTTCCTGGCGAGCGACGATCACGACGCCACAGTGGAGATTGGCACGCTTGCGGAAACTCTCGGCTTCGCGCCGATCAAGCTTGGCGGGCTTTCGGAAGGCGGACTGCTCCTGCAGGCGCGTGGAAACAGCTGGGGTCAACTGATCTTCAAGGATCTGGTCAAGTTCGACTGA
- a CDS encoding MBL fold metallo-hydrolase translates to MPTRRTIMKTTLAAGAAAVFAPAGLGHAAGGLAWKHFPAGQNGFFRAPVLVSGPSEAVLIDGGFTLSDGKAVADAIKATGKKLTTIYISQSDPDYYFSLGAIKAVFPEARVLASPATLAAIHASVEKKLAVWGPQLKANGPQVLADVVIPEAFDGKTLSVDGETIEIVSADGLANRRYLFVPSLNAVFGGVLIFSGVHVWTADTPTREQRVAWIANLEKIAARKPAIVVPGHLSADAKTDLSGVEHTIAYLKAFDEELAKTKDSAALKAAMEARFPGLGMGVALDIGAKVATGEMKWG, encoded by the coding sequence ATGCCGACAAGGAGAACCATCATGAAAACCACTCTCGCCGCGGGCGCCGCCGCCGTCTTCGCACCCGCAGGCCTCGGCCATGCCGCGGGCGGGCTCGCCTGGAAGCATTTTCCGGCCGGACAGAACGGCTTCTTCCGGGCGCCCGTTCTGGTGTCCGGGCCAAGCGAAGCCGTGCTGATCGATGGCGGCTTCACGCTGTCCGATGGCAAGGCTGTCGCCGACGCCATCAAGGCCACCGGCAAGAAGCTCACCACCATCTATATCAGCCAGTCGGACCCGGATTATTATTTCAGCCTCGGCGCGATCAAGGCTGTCTTCCCCGAGGCCCGCGTGCTCGCGTCGCCAGCGACATTGGCGGCCATTCACGCCAGCGTCGAAAAGAAGCTTGCCGTCTGGGGGCCGCAACTCAAGGCGAACGGCCCGCAGGTGCTGGCCGATGTGGTCATCCCCGAAGCGTTCGACGGCAAGACGCTCAGCGTCGACGGCGAGACCATCGAGATCGTCAGCGCCGACGGCCTGGCCAACCGGCGCTATCTGTTCGTACCCTCGCTCAACGCGGTGTTCGGCGGCGTGCTGATCTTCTCCGGCGTCCATGTCTGGACCGCCGACACGCCGACCAGGGAGCAGCGCGTCGCCTGGATCGCCAATCTCGAAAAGATCGCGGCGCGCAAGCCGGCGATCGTCGTGCCCGGCCATTTGTCGGCGGATGCGAAGACCGACCTGTCCGGTGTCGAGCACACCATCGCCTACCTCAAGGCGTTCGACGAAGAGTTGGCCAAAACCAAGGATTCGGCGGCGCTCAAGGCGGCGATGGAAGCGCGCTTCCCCGGCCTCGGCATGGGCGTTGCGCTCGACATCGGCGCCAAGGTCGCCACCGGCGAGATGAAGTGGGGTTGA
- a CDS encoding LysR family transcriptional regulator, with amino-acid sequence MNLNRLAYFAAVVDSGSFTRAAERLGITKAVVSQQVAQLERDLGTSLLVRTTRRVHPTEAGRMFHARCVMILREAEDAFDELAQAAAAPTGTLRITAPNDYGTAVVVAVVTAYAARYPHCRVELTLEDQTVDLASGQIDMAIRVGWLVDSSLQARKIGSFRQCLVGAPAFADRIAARDPDELVTLPFIANMALREPLLWQFSRGDLDRRAVRLQASIAIDTTPGVLAAVLAGGGLSVLPDFLVADDLAAGRLIHILPQWQLPSGGIHTVYPAARFRPPKVTAFVEMLIAAQRRAGTNA; translated from the coding sequence ATGAACCTGAACCGACTGGCCTACTTCGCAGCCGTCGTGGACAGCGGATCGTTCACGCGGGCCGCCGAACGGCTCGGCATCACCAAGGCCGTGGTGAGCCAGCAGGTGGCGCAGCTGGAGCGCGATCTCGGCACCAGCCTGCTCGTGCGCACGACGCGCCGGGTTCATCCGACCGAGGCGGGCCGCATGTTTCATGCGCGCTGCGTCATGATCCTGCGCGAAGCGGAGGATGCCTTCGACGAGCTCGCTCAGGCAGCCGCCGCGCCGACCGGCACCTTGCGGATCACGGCGCCCAACGACTACGGCACCGCCGTCGTCGTCGCCGTCGTCACGGCCTACGCGGCACGCTATCCCCACTGCCGCGTGGAGTTGACGCTCGAAGATCAGACCGTCGATCTCGCCTCAGGCCAGATCGACATGGCGATCCGTGTGGGGTGGCTGGTCGATTCCAGCCTGCAGGCGCGCAAGATCGGATCGTTCCGGCAATGTCTGGTCGGCGCTCCCGCATTCGCGGATCGGATCGCCGCGCGCGATCCCGACGAATTGGTGACGCTACCGTTCATCGCCAACATGGCGCTGCGCGAGCCGTTGCTGTGGCAGTTCTCGCGCGGTGATCTCGACCGACGCGCCGTGCGCCTGCAGGCGAGCATCGCCATCGACACGACGCCGGGGGTGCTCGCAGCGGTGCTCGCCGGCGGCGGCCTTTCGGTGCTGCCGGATTTCCTGGTGGCCGACGATCTCGCGGCGGGCCGCCTCATCCACATCCTGCCGCAATGGCAACTGCCATCCGGCGGCATCCACACGGTCTACCCCGCAGCCCGCTTCCGCCCGCCGAAGGTGACCGCGTTTGTGGAGATGCTGATTGCGGCTCAGCGGCGGGCGGGTACGAACGCATGA
- a CDS encoding nuclear transport factor 2 family protein has product MSTDKNIQTVKDFFAAIGRGDSEALLALVSEDIEWIIPGEDWPLAGTHRGHDGVADLLETASKSIETSTEPREFVAQGDRVLVVGFAKGKIKATNKTFRDDWVFAIAVRNGKLTNIREYVDTQALARAARVSNAQA; this is encoded by the coding sequence ATGAGCACCGACAAGAACATCCAGACCGTGAAGGACTTCTTCGCCGCGATCGGCCGCGGCGACAGCGAGGCTCTGCTGGCGCTGGTCAGCGAGGACATCGAGTGGATCATCCCCGGCGAGGACTGGCCGCTGGCCGGAACGCATCGCGGGCACGACGGGGTGGCGGATTTGCTCGAGACGGCATCCAAGTCGATCGAAACGTCCACCGAACCCCGCGAGTTCGTGGCGCAAGGAGACCGGGTCCTGGTCGTCGGATTCGCAAAGGGAAAGATCAAAGCCACGAACAAGACGTTTAGGGACGACTGGGTCTTCGCCATCGCCGTTCGCAACGGCAAACTGACGAACATCCGGGAGTACGTCGACACGCAGGCACTGGCACGAGCCGCGCGCGTGTCGAATGCCCAAGCCTAA
- a CDS encoding methyltransferase has translation MYDQSKLSELIRFARIDAGATVIDVYPGDGDWTRVFSEIVGPEGRVDSFVPAEVAHFKNDPLGLMRRLAKEPGRDNVEAVSADLVAMPQVTRPADVLWLHLFYHDLHTALIQARGATAADFNRAVYERLKPGGSYVIVDHAAALGAGTSEAQSLHRIEPASVRAEVEAAGFVLDAESTLLANKDDPHTIKASDPAIKGKTDRFAYRFVKP, from the coding sequence ATGTACGACCAATCCAAGCTGTCCGAGTTGATCCGGTTCGCACGTATCGATGCGGGCGCCACCGTGATCGACGTTTACCCAGGCGACGGCGACTGGACCCGTGTCTTCTCCGAGATCGTGGGACCCGAAGGACGGGTTGACAGCTTCGTGCCGGCCGAAGTCGCGCACTTCAAGAACGATCCGCTCGGCCTTATGCGGAGGCTTGCGAAGGAGCCGGGCCGAGACAACGTCGAAGCCGTGTCAGCGGACCTCGTGGCGATGCCGCAGGTCACTCGACCAGCGGATGTCCTGTGGCTGCACCTGTTCTATCACGACCTCCACACCGCGCTGATCCAGGCCAGGGGCGCGACGGCGGCCGACTTCAATCGCGCCGTCTACGAGCGGCTGAAGCCCGGCGGGTCCTACGTCATCGTAGACCACGCCGCCGCCCTCGGGGCGGGCACGAGCGAGGCCCAATCGCTGCATCGGATCGAGCCTGCCTCCGTTCGCGCGGAGGTGGAGGCGGCCGGCTTCGTCCTGGACGCCGAAAGCACCCTGCTCGCGAACAAGGACGATCCGCACACGATCAAGGCGTCCGATCCCGCGATCAAGGGCAAGACCGACCGCTTCGCCTATCGATTCGTGAAGCCGTGA
- a CDS encoding HNH endonuclease translates to MGFGVFIHRLDSIYDDSPAEQYQFPSQYLHRVEACIGDWIVYYEPSKVAETRGYFAIARVQQVLPDPGTSGMYLALMEPGSYLDFANSVPFNGPTGPVERGVLNEQGRISGRAQSAVRPISPDDFNRICELGFAENAPLLPRRDGDLPSLDLNDQPQVPFAVEQQRDRVSVTISKVLRDRVFRRIVLRAYKERCAITGLKLINGMGRAEVAAAHIRSVEANGPDIISNGVALSGTAHWMFDRGLISFADDLEILISRQTNDLEGVQSIINKTERALAPRRASDRPHPHFLKWHREHCFKQ, encoded by the coding sequence ATGGGGTTTGGGGTATTCATCCATCGATTGGACTCGATCTACGACGACAGCCCCGCTGAGCAGTACCAATTTCCCAGTCAATATCTTCATCGCGTTGAAGCCTGCATCGGCGATTGGATAGTATATTACGAACCGAGCAAGGTTGCTGAAACGCGCGGTTACTTTGCAATTGCTCGGGTTCAGCAGGTTCTTCCCGATCCCGGTACTTCCGGGATGTATCTCGCTTTAATGGAACCGGGAAGCTATCTCGATTTTGCCAATTCAGTCCCATTCAACGGACCGACGGGTCCAGTAGAGCGCGGTGTTCTTAACGAACAGGGGCGGATTTCAGGACGCGCTCAGTCCGCAGTCCGCCCAATCTCTCCCGACGATTTCAATAGAATATGCGAGCTTGGTTTCGCGGAGAACGCGCCGCTGCTGCCGCGGCGCGACGGCGACCTTCCATCGCTCGATCTTAATGACCAGCCGCAGGTGCCATTCGCGGTTGAGCAGCAGCGCGACCGTGTTAGCGTAACGATCTCGAAAGTCCTGCGTGATCGAGTTTTCCGCCGCATCGTGCTGCGTGCCTATAAAGAGCGTTGCGCCATCACCGGCCTCAAGCTCATCAATGGAATGGGGCGCGCGGAGGTCGCGGCGGCTCACATACGCTCCGTCGAGGCAAACGGGCCGGACATCATCAGCAATGGCGTTGCTCTTTCGGGCACCGCACATTGGATGTTTGATCGTGGTCTCATCAGCTTCGCGGACGATCTGGAGATATTGATCTCGCGCCAGACAAACGATCTGGAGGGAGTGCAATCGATCATCAACAAGACGGAGCGCGCTCTTGCGCCGCGTCGTGCGTCAGATCGGCCACATCCGCACTTCTTAAAGTGGCACCGCGAGCATTGTTTCAAGCAATAA
- a CDS encoding DsbA family protein → MSAPIQITYLFDPLCGWCYGAATLLEQLVTCPDFAVELAPTGLFAGEGARPMDDGFAAYAWSNDQRISRLSGQPFSEAYRRDVLGDRTGLFDSGPATLALTAVALTAPDREFAALKAFQLVRYVEGRDSTDISVLSDVLRAMNFPEVAARLASPDAALIAAYRARLEAARAEMRRFGASGVPALIVGAGDDRRLVQASALFGSLNVLIDGLKAA, encoded by the coding sequence ATGTCCGCGCCCATTCAAATCACCTACCTGTTCGATCCGCTCTGCGGCTGGTGCTACGGCGCCGCCACGCTGCTCGAACAGCTCGTGACCTGTCCGGATTTCGCTGTCGAACTTGCGCCGACAGGTCTGTTCGCCGGCGAGGGCGCCCGTCCGATGGACGACGGCTTTGCCGCTTATGCCTGGAGCAACGACCAGCGGATTTCGCGCTTGAGCGGCCAGCCCTTCAGCGAAGCCTATCGCCGCGATGTGCTGGGCGACCGTACGGGCCTGTTCGATTCCGGTCCGGCGACACTGGCGCTCACGGCTGTCGCGCTCACGGCGCCTGATCGGGAGTTCGCGGCGCTGAAGGCCTTCCAGCTCGTCCGCTATGTCGAGGGCCGCGACAGCACGGACATCTCCGTTCTGTCGGATGTGCTGCGCGCGATGAATTTCCCGGAGGTTGCCGCGCGCCTGGCGAGCCCCGACGCCGCGTTGATCGCCGCGTATCGCGCACGCCTCGAGGCCGCGCGTGCCGAGATGCGCCGGTTCGGTGCAAGCGGCGTCCCGGCCCTCATCGTCGGGGCGGGCGATGACCGCCGCCTCGTGCAGGCAAGCGCCCTGTTCGGCAGCCTGAACGTCCTGATCGACGGACTGAAGGCGGCCTGA
- a CDS encoding SDR family NAD(P)-dependent oxidoreductase, with product MGKLDGKVAVITGGATGIGRAAAKRFIEDGAFVFIFGRRQQALDAAVAALGPNARAVKGSVSDEADLDRLYAAVKAERGTLDIVFANAGAGSQLALGKITAAHIDEAFDTNVKGTIFTVQKALPLMRRGGSIILTGSSAGTTGAPAMSAYSASKAAVRNLARTWAEDLKGSGIRVNVLSPGATATELAKEALGEEGQKVFAAMTPLQRMADPAEIGAVAAFLASSDSSFMTASEVAVDGGLAQL from the coding sequence ATGGGAAAGCTTGACGGCAAGGTTGCAGTCATCACGGGTGGCGCGACCGGCATCGGCCGCGCCGCGGCAAAGCGCTTCATCGAGGATGGCGCTTTCGTCTTCATCTTCGGCCGCCGACAGCAAGCCCTCGACGCTGCTGTCGCCGCCCTCGGGCCCAATGCCCGCGCGGTGAAGGGCTCGGTCTCGGATGAAGCCGACCTCGACCGCCTCTACGCGGCGGTGAAGGCCGAGCGCGGAACCCTCGACATCGTCTTCGCCAATGCCGGCGCGGGAAGTCAGCTTGCGCTCGGCAAGATCACCGCCGCGCACATCGATGAGGCCTTCGACACCAATGTGAAGGGTACGATTTTCACGGTGCAGAAGGCGCTGCCGCTGATGCGCCGGGGCGGTTCGATCATCCTGACGGGATCGAGCGCCGGCACGACGGGCGCCCCGGCCATGAGCGCCTACAGCGCGAGCAAGGCGGCCGTGCGAAACCTCGCGCGGACCTGGGCGGAGGACCTGAAAGGCAGCGGCATCCGGGTCAACGTGCTGTCGCCCGGAGCGACCGCGACCGAACTCGCGAAGGAAGCGCTGGGCGAAGAGGGACAGAAGGTGTTCGCCGCGATGACTCCGCTGCAGCGCATGGCCGATCCGGCGGAGATCGGGGCGGTGGCTGCCTTTCTCGCCTCCTCGGACAGCAGCTTCATGACCGCCAGCGAAGTCGCCGTCGACGGCGGCCTGGCGCAACTCTGA